A section of the Flavobacterium ardleyense genome encodes:
- a CDS encoding pyridoxal phosphate-dependent aminotransferase has translation MNNLLSDRINKLSTSQTLAMAALARDLKAQGRDIISLSLGEPDFNTPDFIKEAAKEAIDQNYSTYSPVDGYADLKEAICKKFKRDNDLDYKPSNIVVSTGAKQSLYNIAQVMLNDGDEVILPAPYWVSYFEIIKMAGGIPVEVPTSIESDFKITAAQLEAAITPKTKMVWYSSPCNPSGSVYSREELTELAKVLEKHPNIFVVSDEIYEHINFSGTFCSIASIPGMLEKTITVNGVAKAFAMTGWRIGYIGAPEFIAKACTKMQGQVTSGANSIAQRATIAAVEADPKVLNYMVEAFHKRRDLVVGLIQDIPGLKINVPEGAFYVFPDVSYYFGKTLKGTHIKDATDLAMYLLAEANVATVTGEAFGNPDCLRLSYATSEEQLTEAFRRIKLALTEK, from the coding sequence ATGAACAACCTTTTATCAGACAGAATAAATAAACTTTCAACATCACAAACCCTAGCAATGGCGGCACTTGCCCGCGATCTCAAAGCACAAGGACGAGATATAATTAGCCTGAGTTTGGGCGAACCTGATTTTAATACACCCGACTTTATCAAAGAAGCGGCAAAAGAAGCAATTGATCAAAATTACAGCACTTATTCGCCAGTTGACGGATACGCAGATTTGAAAGAAGCGATTTGCAAAAAATTCAAAAGAGACAACGATTTAGATTACAAACCTTCAAATATTGTCGTTTCTACAGGTGCAAAACAGTCACTTTACAATATTGCACAAGTAATGTTAAATGATGGTGATGAGGTTATACTTCCAGCCCCTTACTGGGTTTCATACTTTGAAATTATCAAAATGGCGGGTGGAATTCCAGTGGAAGTTCCAACTTCTATTGAAAGCGATTTCAAAATTACCGCAGCGCAATTAGAAGCAGCAATTACCCCAAAAACAAAGATGGTTTGGTACAGTTCGCCATGCAATCCTAGTGGATCTGTATATAGTCGTGAAGAGTTGACCGAGTTGGCAAAAGTATTAGAAAAACACCCTAACATATTCGTCGTTTCAGACGAAATCTACGAGCATATTAATTTTTCGGGCACTTTTTGCAGCATCGCTTCCATTCCAGGAATGCTAGAAAAAACGATAACTGTCAACGGCGTTGCCAAAGCATTCGCGATGACTGGATGGAGAATTGGATATATTGGAGCACCCGAATTTATCGCAAAAGCGTGCACTAAAATGCAAGGTCAAGTGACGAGTGGCGCCAATTCTATCGCGCAACGTGCAACGATTGCGGCGGTGGAGGCAGATCCGAAAGTGTTGAATTATATGGTTGAGGCTTTTCATAAAAGACGCGATTTAGTAGTTGGGTTAATTCAGGATATTCCAGGACTCAAAATCAATGTTCCCGAAGGCGCGTTTTACGTATTCCCAGATGTTTCCTACTATTTTGGCAAAACACTGAAAGGCACTCATATTAAGGATGCAACCGATCTTGCCATGTATCTTTTGGCCGAAGCAAATGTTGCAACAGTAACAGGTGAAGCGTTTGGAAATCCAGATTGCCTGCGACTATCGTATGCCACAAGCGAAGAACAATTGACAGAAGCTTTCCGCCGAATCAAATTAGCATTAACAGAGAAATAA
- a CDS encoding DUF6370 family protein: MKNLSIFLLLLTASFSFAQGKVELNKQTVEASCGQCQLGLEGHGCDLAIRYEGKSYFVEGEKSIESFGDAHAKDGFCNAIRTAVVTGTIRDGKFYTTDFDLKKVDEKAKK; the protein is encoded by the coding sequence ATGAAAAATCTATCTATCTTCCTATTATTACTAACCGCTTCTTTTAGCTTCGCTCAAGGAAAAGTTGAACTTAATAAACAAACGGTCGAAGCATCTTGTGGTCAATGTCAACTTGGACTTGAAGGACACGGTTGTGATCTTGCAATTCGCTACGAAGGAAAATCTTATTTTGTAGAAGGTGAAAAATCCATCGAAAGCTTTGGAGATGCACACGCAAAAGATGGTTTTTGCAATGCTATCAGAACAGCAGTTGTAACAGGAACAATCCGCGATGGAAAGTTTTATACGACAGATTTCGACTTGAAAAAAGTTGATGAAAAAGCAAAGAAATAA